The Kiloniellales bacterium genome contains the following window.
CATCGAAGAATTTGTCAACCGGCCGTCGCAATCCGGCGAGCGAAGACATGGCGCCGGTGAAGTCCTCGTCCGACAGGGCGGCCTCGGCCGCGGTTGCGGCCCGCCCCAGGCTGTCGAACAGGACGCGCTCTTCCTCCTGTTTGAGCGCGGCACTGTCGGCACCGCCGTTGTAGGTCGTCTTGTCGTTCTTTTCCTCGATCCGCACGATGTTGGCCGCCCGGCGGTAAGCCACCAGGAGGTTGGCGCCGTCGTCCGTCCCGAGGAAGGACTCCAGGGCGGCCACGCGCGCCAGCACGCGCACGATGTCGTCCTCGCCGCCCAGCGCGAAGACCGCCGAGATCAGGTCGTGCCGCACGCCCTGGTCGCGCAGCGCGACCTTGAGCCGGTCGGCGAAGAAATCGATCATGTCCCGCGCGACCTCGCCCTTGGCCGCGGCGGCGCGCGGCGCCTCGGTGAAAACGGTCCGCATCGGCAGTCGGATCCCGTTCTCGACGATCAGCCTGATGACGCCCAGGGCGGCCCGGCGCAGGGCGAAGGGATCCTTCGAGCCGGTCGGCTTCTCGTCGATGGCGAAGAAGTTCACCAGCGTGTCGAGCTTGTCGGCCAGAGCAACGGCGACCGAGACGGGCGCCGAGGGGCAGCGGTCGCCCGGGCCCTGCGGCGCGTAGTGCTCAGCGATAGCCTCGGCCACCGCCTCGCTCTCGCCGTCGTGGCGCGCGTAATAGCGGCCCATGATGCCCTGGAGCTCGGGAAATTCGCCGACCATGCCGGTCGTGAGGTCGGCCTTGCAGAGCCGCGCGGCGGAGCGCACCCGGTCCGGGTCGGCGCCCGGGATGTGCTTGGCGAGCATCGCCGCCAGCGCCTGCAGACGGTCGACCTTGTCGTCGAGCGTGCCCAGCCGGGCATGAAAGACGATGTTCTTCAGGTCCAGGACCCGGCCGGCCAAGGGCTTTTTCCGGTCCTCGTCCCAGAAGAAGCGGGCGTCCGCCAGGCGGGCGCGCAGGACCCGCTCGTTGCCGGTGATGATCGTCTTGCCCTTGTCCCTGGTCGCCATGTTGGCGACCAGGAGGAAGCGGTCGGCAAAACGCCCCTCGGCGTCCTCGGTGGCGAAGTACTTCTGGTGGCTCCGCATGGCGGTGGTCAGAACCTCCGGCGGCAGGTCCATGAAGGCCTGGTCGATGCGCCCCATGAGAACCACGGGCCATTCGACCAGGCCGGCGACCTCGCCGAACAGGGCCGGGTCGTCCCTGACCGCCAGGCCGGCCTTCTTGGCCAGCTTCCCGGCCTCGCGGCGGATGATCGCCTCGCGTTCCGCCGGATCGAGGATCACCTTGGCCTGCTTCAGCTTCTTGCGGTAGTCAGCGTAGTTGGAAACGGCGATCGGGTCGGGCGCGAGAAAGCGGTGGCCCCGGGTCTCGGTCTGCCCCAGCGCCACCATCGAGGTGAAGCTGCCGGCCTGGTCGGCGAAGTCGAGCGGCGCCCCGTCGAAGAGCGCGAGCACGGCGTGGAGCGGCCGGACCCAGCGGAACTTGTCGCCGGCCCAGCGCATCGACTTCGGCCAGGGGAAGGCGGTCAGCGCGCCGGCAATGGCCGCCGGCAGGACCTCGACGCTGGGCCGCCCCGCGACCTGCCTGACCGCGAAGTAGAACCGGGCGCCCTTGACCTCGCGGACCTCGGCCTGGTCGATGGATGACAGGGCGTTGGCCTTCATGAAGCCCTGCAGCGCCTGCTCGGGCGCGCCGACCCGCGGCCCCTTGCGCTCCTCGGAGAGATCCGGCTGCTGCGTCGGCAGGCCGTCGACCACCAGGGTGAGGCGCCGCGGCGTGGCGAAGGCCTCGGCGCTCCCGAAGTCGAGTCGCCCCTCCTCCAGC
Protein-coding sequences here:
- the glyS gene encoding glycine--tRNA ligase subunit beta codes for the protein MAELLLELLSEEIPARMQARAAEDLKRLVTGKLEEGRLDFGSAEAFATPRRLTLVVDGLPTQQPDLSEERKGPRVGAPEQALQGFMKANALSSIDQAEVREVKGARFYFAVRQVAGRPSVEVLPAAIAGALTAFPWPKSMRWAGDKFRWVRPLHAVLALFDGAPLDFADQAGSFTSMVALGQTETRGHRFLAPDPIAVSNYADYRKKLKQAKVILDPAEREAIIRREAGKLAKKAGLAVRDDPALFGEVAGLVEWPVVLMGRIDQAFMDLPPEVLTTAMRSHQKYFATEDAEGRFADRFLLVANMATRDKGKTIITGNERVLRARLADARFFWDEDRKKPLAGRVLDLKNIVFHARLGTLDDKVDRLQALAAMLAKHIPGADPDRVRSAARLCKADLTTGMVGEFPELQGIMGRYYARHDGESEAVAEAIAEHYAPQGPGDRCPSAPVSVAVALADKLDTLVNFFAIDEKPTGSKDPFALRRAALGVIRLIVENGIRLPMRTVFTEAPRAAAAKGEVARDMIDFFADRLKVALRDQGVRHDLISAVFALGGEDDIVRVLARVAALESFLGTDDGANLLVAYRRAANIVRIEEKNDKTTYNGGADSAALKQEEERVLFDSLGRAATAAEAALSDEDFTGAMSSLAGLRRPVDKFFDEVTVNADDPALRANRLRLLSQLGSTLGQVADFSKIEG